TGTGCTTGACGCGCAAATAAAAAAAGTAGTGGAAAATCCACTGAGCCCACACCGCAATAATCCGACACCCCACTACACAACTGACATTGTGTTTTGTACACTGAAAACGAGCCGTCACCGCAAAAGAGCCAACACCGCAAATAGAGCCAACACCGCAAAAAATAGCCAACACccgaaagaaaaaaaagagcacTGGGGGGCACCCGAGACTTACTTGCATCACTGGAAAGAAGCGTCAGACCTTGACCACGTGAGACTGGGGGGCGTGGTCGAAGGGTAAGAAAAGTGGCATCTCTGCGAGATTCCGGTTTCCGGAGGTCCCCGGCAGAATCCACCGCCTTCGAGCAATTCTTCTGTAAAGGAAATTGAGACACTAGAGGGGATGGGGACTCCCCTTCCCCAATCGAGTCCTCACGAACGTTTCCTTCCTATTCAAAActgccagaagaagctgagaCGACCCTGATCCGTGGTAGACTCCAAGGAACGGAAACGAGGCTGCTCTATAAGGCCTTGGGAGGAACTTTCCACCACCCCAACGCTGCATCACCTCCTTTCCGGCCCTGGCTCTGTAACCTCCTTACAGAGTGGGTCCTCCACCGGCACTATGTGCCAAATGGAGGGGAACCAAAGCTACCTCCCGCTGTGTTAGTATCGCTCTAGAGTTTTCAAAGGCTTGCGTGGAATTAGCACATGTCTCTTTGACTGCTCACTTGAAGTGACACGGACACAAAGAGCTATAGATCGTTAAAACTCACCCAAAAGCCAACCTGAAATGAATGAAGAGGACTGAGTCGATGTCCGTTGATCTAGTCGTAGAAGATGTGTCATAATAATGTCGTAGAAGTGTCGTGAATGATGTAGTAGATGAAGTCATAGAGTGAGGAGAaatgaggaagaagaataGAAGGCCACAAACATCTTCAGAATAAGGTAAGGTGTAGATGTTACACAGTGGTATAATGTTGTGGCTTCTCACCTTAATTGTATGTTTTGTTAGTCGTTTTACCGTAAtaggaaaaaaatataaaatatacaCGATGTATATTCGCAGGATATAATCCCTTAtcctatatatatttttaatTGTATTGAATAGATGTCACAGTCACAACTATCAATATATTAAGGTTGAGATAATGCAATGGAGTGCATATAGTCGAAACTTTGTGAATTGGGCGGGCGATGAGCTATTGATGATTGAATTAGATTCCTCATGATTGGACAATAATATTTGCTGTATCTAAAATGGCATTATTGAGAGCTTAGTCAAATAAATTATCAAATTGCAGTAATTTTTGAGGGATTGAGGGAATTGTTCTCTTTAAATACGCGACCTGGTCTGCAGGAGCATGTGGTCAGAATTTTAGATGCAGACTTATCATTGCGAAAACTAAAAATCAAGGAAACAATGTGatgcttgtacttgtacttctacCAAAGCTCATAGTAtccagtacttgtattagTTTTCTTCAACAGGTACACAAAAAACATCTGCAGGTCAGATCAGTTCCTTACACGGATATCAATCAACTTTCttaggtactgtactgtatttgAAATCCACCTCGTAATGACTAAGAAGTGCTCCCCGCCCCCAGAAAGGTCGACTGAGATGGTACATGATGAGATCGAAGTTCGACGCCATCCAGAGGGCTTTATTCTGCTGCAGGAGGTCCCAGATATTGGCCATATCAGAGTTTTCTTCCCGGCACTGATCGATGTATGTTTGAATTGGCACCAACTACAGATATACGAGTTGTCGTAATAAGACTATCGGTGGTTTCGAGGTCTCTCTGTCTGGAAAAAACTATTCAGGCTGGTTATAGGGTCTGGGAGAAAATACTGTTGTATCTTGTTTCCCAGTATCGGACAGGAGAAAAAGGTGTGGGATGGCGTTAGGATCTGGTAGTATCTGAGTTTACCCATTATATGATGCCAACACCAGCTCTCTTTGCCGTTGTTCCATAAATGGCCCTACCTATTTCCATCCCGCAGGTATGACTCAAGTCAATAAGCCTTTCGAAGAGTTCAATACGTCTTAGATGTGGATCGTAGATGATTTACATTAGGTCTAAAACACAGCTGCTCCTCATTGTGGACATTTCGACATCTGATACTTGGAAAACAAGATACAGTAGCATTTACACAATACAAAGCAACGATTTGGGTTATTAAACATACAGCTCTTGTGCTTCAAGACAATCAATACATTAATTATATATCCCACCGacacaaccccaacatcCCCTTAGAATGCATTATCCAGCATTCCCTCCGCCGCCTCTGGAAgatgtgattgagaagacTACAACCCGAAGACTCGAGCACTTTCTCCCTCGCAAACagaggtgattgagaacGAGGGTTCCAGTGCTTTTCCCCTCACACACggatgtgattgagaaggaCACGCAACCCGAAGGTTCAAGTGCTTTCTCCCCCACACACGGATGTGATTAGAAGGCCAAACAACCCGAAGGTCCAGGATTTCTCCGTCACACACTCCAAGCATCCACAATCCACGGCCGATGGccccccaccacccctcATCTTCCACTGCTCATCACCTTCCACCGCCCCTCATCTGccatccaccaccccctTCCAACTCCCCTCATCTAccatccaccacccaccacccctCACTCTCCCCACACCTCCTGTCTTTCAAACAAGCCCCCAAATCCACTCCGaccttccaccaccaacagcaCCATCTCCTAtgctccaacatcaccagtgCCAAAATTATCATCGATAAAAAGTAAAAAAGTAAATCTCACGAGCCGGTTCCGCCGAGAACGTGAGTGACGCTAGTCTGGTTTCGTCTCTATGCAATCAGACTCCCCTCTTGGGACGCGAAGGGTGATTGCAAGTTGGTTTGAAACTGACTGGGTTGTAGCGTCGTGTCTAAAGACGAAAATCGTCAGTAGACACGGGTTTTCCGGGGCACTCCCTATGAGACTCTGTCCCTGAGTTCATAGCATGCTTGGAACCTGGGCATGGTTAACGCACACCCTCCCTGTAAACAAAGTAAATTCCTCCCTGGGATTGAGATGCCCCCCTGGAGACTCTGGCCTGACTGGTGCCTATCCGACACCCTCGGATGACGCAGTCGTTTGGCTCATAGCTCTTCGGGAAGCACCCGTCTATGACTAGCGCTACCTATGGTAGTAACTAGATCGTAGGACGcccatctgtgttagtaagTTGAAAAAATGTGATGGGGAAGACATGGCAACTGTGGGGACTCCTCTTGTAGCTGAGACACTTGGTTGGACGGCGatcaaggtgctggaaaCATAGATACCTGTAGTATGTTGTTAGCCTGTGTCGTTAttgtgtcgtttttgtgtcgtttttgtgtcgtttttgtgtcgcgtttgtgtcacttattgtcgtgtttgtgtcacatGGCTTGGTTGTGGGTATCAGTCGTCGAAAAGCGTGGTCGGTGATCGAGACAGTGTCTGTAGTTGCAGTGTCATGGACCTATGTAATGAAATCAAGGTATCCCATGACGTTGTGTGATGTCGTGTGtcgagctgtttgtgtcacaaACACCCGATTTGCGCCACAACGGTGCCAAAAAGTCCCCAGTGGTGCCAGTCGAACGGAAGAAAGCATAAATACTCACTCAAGCCGCCTCTTTCTTAGCCGGcgacaaaaagaagccgTCTTTTTCCGTGTTCGAGACGAAACACGTACTTGCGGATTCTTGGCGATGATGGTTAACATGAATAGAGGATTCTGGAGAATCTGTAAATCGGGgatatatttatattacacaaacagacaatTAAGCTATAGCTAACATGCGACCTTAAATTATGGCCTGATTTTTACGTGCGGGGATCGTATCAAGATGGATTATATAAAACCGCGAATTCGACTCCattcaactccaactttgACGATATCGTTTTTTTGGGTTCGAAGTAGTGCATACTAAAGTTTTCATCTCATTAGTCCCTGCATTATCAACGCTAACCATCAGAAATTATATCTCTGGTGTTGTTTTATGCCCGATGGAAATAAGCTTCGTGAAAATGGCCTGATTATCTGTTAAAAGTGGCCTGATTATCTTGCAAGTTTATGGCACCGCAAGTTTATGGCACACATTTTAAGGTTACTCAACAATTTGTTTATAGCTTAAATGTATTCAACGGATTTCTTAGAAAAGATCATATATGGGCCGTATATCCACTAATATCCAACTAACTCTATATATAATTATTTCAACCTGTGGAACATTCTCCCCAGTTGGTGTGTCATGTCGTTTGTGAAGAACTGATTGGGAAGTTTAACGTTCTTGTGTAAATTCCCAGTATTTCTCAACATATTAACGACATTTTGTTGAGTAATCTTAATCTGGGGTTCCCCTCACTTGAAGAATGGGTATCCTCAGGTGAGTCTTTggagtcacatgaccatcCAATCACTTGAAATACTTGAATCGTGCTCAGCAAGATATTCGAGTATTACGTACGAGTATCGTACGTCGTATGTGCCGTGGCTGTTGCAAATGCTCTAGATATGAAAGCAGCTTGACAATTTTACCAAATCGAAGAGACTCGGCACTCCCTGGATACAAGCTTCTTGTGTACTCGCGACGAAATTTGCAACAGAAAttgtactacttgtagtacataGCTTTCTGAACAATACAAGATTGACATTGGCAGTTGGGGCAGAAGACTGGGTGGGGTGGCACACGAGGGACGCTGGAGCGCCACTGTCGTTGAAGGTTCCGATCGAGGTCTTGGATACTGGGAAGCTTGACAGGGAGATTCCCTTGGGGAGAAGATGATCGGGTAACCAACGCCGGAGAGGGCGACTCAGGAACCTGTACTGGAGAGGGTGACCGACGCTCAAGCGGGAGGGCTGGTGTCGGGAAGCGAGGATCAAACTGTTCCTGGTAAGTTGCTGGAGTCCAGGTCTCATGAGAGTCGAGGGAAATCTTAGTTCTGATTGGAGTGCTGGTGGTAACTGCGGCAGATAAGCTTGAATGTTGGAAACCTCGGAAGTTTGGGGTGACGACAAAAATCTCATCGTCCTCATCGCTTGAATCGTTCACCACAATGGGATCGTCCACCTCAATGGGGTCAGGCACGTCGGTGGGATGATCGACGATGAAAGGATCCTCAGTAGAATCTTTGTTGCATGTGTCCATAGCGCTCTCAACCGAGGAGTTGCTCTCGTGAGGGTCCACATCCTCCGCGACATCCATGATATCATCGTCCATCGGAACTTCCTCGTCATCGCTGTCACTACCCTGTTCATGAGCTTCATCCGCAACCAACGAGTTCATAAATGGGGTGGCGCGAGCAGATGTCAGCCGATCATTTGCATCTGttggctctggctcctctggctcctcGACACCGTCAATTTGCGGGGACCGATAACCCCGTGAAGGATTTGCAAGGAGAAGCCGATCGTAGAATTCCTGTTCGTTCTCCTTCGTTTGGTCAGGAAACTCGGCTTCGAAAGCCGCTGTCTCGTCATCTGTCAAGGGACCGTTCAGGTAAACGCGTGAGACATTCGGCTGGCGAATTTCAGAGACTCGGACATTGAGAGGGACCTCCTTAAGCTCGTGGAAAGCGTCAAGAACCGAAGCAAAGAAGTCCACAGCAGCCTGGCGCCTCTCTTTCCACTCTCTGAACCTCTCTTTGGCCCCTTCAGCATCCAGTTCCTTTTGAGTGCTGTTCTCTTCGTTCTCTAGTTGCTCGTCGAGTGGAGGCTTGCCGCCCTCGATTAGCTTCTCCATATCAATGTTCTGGAGGGCCTCATCATGGTTCAGATAATCTCGAGCGAACTTGAACCAATTGGGCTCGAGAAAGGGCATGAAGACGTGCAGCGGAATCTTGTGCTTGCCATCAGCAGAGACGCAAAACATCACGGAAAGGGGCTGTCGAACTGCTTTTCCCTTGTGCAAGCTCACCTTCTTGGTAAAATCGTTGGGTTTCAATGAGATATTCATCTCGGAGCTGGTCTGGTCACAGTTGTACATGTCCTTCAAGTCGTATTTGTCGATGATGTTCCAGGTTACATTGGAGAACTCCTTGGGTGCAGCCAAGATATCAACGCCATCCCTGTTCCCCTTGGATATGAGGAACCTGTACCCGAGAGtttccatcatcttctggaACCAAAGCTGCATCGGAACCCCCCTACTTGCAGACTCCTTCTGCATATTGCAAACCTTTCGCCAACGGGGGCCAATCCTGTCCAGTAGCACGTCGCACAACAACCGAAGACCAGAGTGTTTAAATAAGACATCGCTGCTCGCATGCTTATCAATGAACGTGCTCAGCGTAGGTTCCAACTCAGGGTACGGGGATCTGTCTCCATTCTGGTATATTGAGGGTTTTTCCAAGAGCTGCTTCTCTCGCTTTTTCGCAGCATGGTCCGAAAGACATCTTGAAACGAATCGACGGCCCTCTTGTCCTGCTTCTCCTTTTCGTCTTTCGGGTCGTCTGGCGGGACAATGCCAGCTGCCTTGCTAAACTCCGTCACTGCTAGATTGACCTTGTGGGTGGTACCAGTGTGCTGGATCCTGTAAAACACTTGCCATGACGTATATACACGCGCTTCTTATGGTTCTTGACTGCATGGGCTTCGGTTGCGGcgatctgctgcttgtTCTGGCTCGTAGTTTTCACCTTTCGTCGGGTTCGCTGCTGTCGTTGGCCTCGCGACATTGCCTTGGTTGGTATTGGTGAAAAACACGTCGCTGTGACCCAGGCTCTCTTTGCTTCTGATACATTCTGGTGGTTACATTCCAGTGATCTACGAGGTCATGCGCGTAATACGAGGGATCAAAACAACCGAAAGTTAACCTCTAAAAggaaggaggctgagaagttgaaagaaagaagaaaaaaaaggtccTGAGAAAATGTACGTGGATGTTAAATGTACGCTGCGTTGGTATATTTCTGGGCTCCGGAGTAGAGTGGATATAAGGCGACATATAGTAGAACTAAATGTAGAGGTTAGGAAATgatctcttcttcaacaccCCAGTCTAACTAACACATCAGGCCCGGTTGTCATGCCAGAAAACTCCAAAAGTTGGTCGAGCTCCCCGGGAGGGTTAATACGAGCCAGATCCATTAGCATATCCCTATCACGTTAGTTCGTTTTTTTAGCGTATACGACACACAGGCACTGTGAGGGACCCAACATGATGTTCAAGGTGTTCTTGAAAAGCAAAAAGGGTGCTAAAACCCACGCATCGGACTCAGATTCGGGTTTTATAGGAGAGTGTATGACAATCGTGCTCGCGGTTGCCTCTTATTCCTCCTCTAGAGGGGCAAGAGTATGACTAAGCACGCAACACCTCCTGAGGCAACTTGGATTCTTATTCAACTGTAACGGATCGGTGATGGGTCCAATCCTCAAGATATCCCTAGGTACGGGCGGGAACCGTCGTCCTAACTCTAACAGAACAGTACACCCAATAGTACGAGCTCCGGAAGTCAAAACAAATTTAACTTACATACTCGTGAGTGGTGGCTATAATATACAGGCATCTCAACCCTAAACTCTGTAAAGCACGTCACtatccacgtgacctagCCACGCGATACCAATATTCATCCATAATGACACACTCATGAGCGGGGgacgtcatcatcatccagtcacgtgccaaAGCACATGACTAATCATAACACCTTTATGAACTAGCTTTCTGAATTTACATCAACAGTTggcggccatatcctggtgaaaaatacggcttccgTCCGATCACAAGTCAAGGCACCAGAgcccagttagtattgtTGTGGGGaaccatacgagaatccttGGTGTTGcaatttctttttcttaCCGCGAAGCGGTTGGTAGTATCCCTTTTTGCTATCTCTACTGTAGCAGCCTGGTTCGAGTTTTCACTCCAAGCTCGATAGACTGAATGGCCGCACCACTCGATGGTCAATATGCAGAAAAACTTTGATAAACAGAGAGGGTCTCGAAGGACAGTGAGATAGATCCAAGAGGGGAGGACTTCGGCGCAAGAATTTACTATCTGAGATCCCACCATCCCCTCTTCGCGTGCGCAAATCGttttgtacagtactcgtacgaaAGGAACATTCTTTAGACGTTTTCTGTGAATTTTCAAAAGTTTTCAATTTAAGCACAtcgtattttttttaaacTCGGCTAAAGCATGTCAACTGGGGTATAGAGAAGGCATATTCAGTACTTCAAAAGTGATATTGGTAATGCGAAATAAGACATTTATTATGTTTAAACTACGTTTTTGTGATTTCTAGTTTTTTTCACGTCTATTATCGTTAGAACGCGTTATCAAGTCCACTCCCGTCCAGTACGATACATTCATGGTCATGCATGTCTTGGACTGGCTCTAATTTTTCATGCGTAATAAATGCACACAGTTTGGCCATCAGCCAGTTCTTTCAAACGGCGATAATCATGGTAAGGAATATATAAATCTCCTCTAATCCCACTTTTTTCATTCAGAGTAAGATGGATTTATTCTGAGACATTCTGGAGGACAAATGTGCCTGGTATAGGCTACTGCGGTGCGGAGCTGCTCGCAGTCCTGCTAGATGACAACCATGAGGGACCAGAGTACAATGAGGACTACAATGTCCGTCTGCGTTGCGTGGGACTGTAGTGGAATTCCAGAATCTCAATTGTCGGTTAAGAGAGCAGTGACGAACTTGTCGTGTCGTGTGAGCCTAGTGCGACAGTGGTTGAGGATTTGAGGAGAGATCGCCGACTTCAACACAGATGCGAGGAGACATCCACCTGAGCCAGTTTGTCAATAAGTCCAACAGTGAGAATAGTTAACAAGTCCTTCGAGTTGACTTCCTTGTTTCGGGCTGACTCCTTGTTTGGGGCTGACTCCTTTTTCGGGCTGACTCCTTGTTCGGGCTGACTTCCTTGTTTTGGGCTTGGTCAGCTGGAATGTCTGAGTCTTCTAGAAACTGAAGAGCTATGCGAAATGCTAGAGCCAGAAAACCCATagagaagagccagagttgTTTACAAGAGTACTCCAATTTAAGAACGAAAGACTGTGTCGCCGAGGGGCAACAGATGTATTATCTAGAGCTGGTGAGTCCTACAGAGACAATACGTGCCAAACACCGTCGAGAGCGAATACCAAAGTCTGGTCTTGAAATACAGTACGTGCACAATTTCCAGTATCGGGGACGAGCCAGAGTCATACACCAGTGAACCTCTTTAGACAGAGCATGTAACTGACCGAACCTGGTCTATTCATTTAGTTTCTTGTTTCATTTCTGAAGAGTGGGAAATTCCGAACCTCTAGGGTAATAAATTATGGGCCTCAGAGTCTCACCCGAGTAATTGTCGTATAATTGTGTTGTATTTCAGTTATTGTAGTGTCTGTCATTGATTCGGCTTctcagtatgtacatactgtactactgCTACGACAAGAGAAGAATGTTGATTACGCTACCACTGAAACCATTACAATTGTTTCTTGTTGATTATACTTGGGTCTTTGGATGGGTTTCTATCTCGAATTATTGCCATTATCGCTTGTCTCCTCATTCCGGACAGGGTCATGTAGTCCAGCGATGTGAAGGCGTATGTTTCCATGCCCCAGAGTGTCGATATGGGTATTGTTCCACTGTATAGACAATATGTTCAGATAAAAGCTCCAGGGATATCGAATGATGTTTTGAAAGCGTGTGAAGGAGATTCGGTGCGTCCTAACTGTCTAAAAACAGGCCTGATTAATCGATTGACATTGCCAACGCATCTCAACATTGTATTAAGCAGTCTGATTAACACTTCAAGCCTATTCTTCAAGCCTATACTTCaatccttctccttcaaaTGTGTGCTCGAGACGACGTCCATCGTACATACGGCTATGTCAACATCGCGTGCTTATTCTTCCCTAGAGAGCACTAATGATGAAAATGAGTTCATGTAGCACTGCATCGTATATTCATATTTCAACAACCGAAGACGACTTTGTTGAAGACGACATTTATCACATGGTACCAGTAGAAAAAGATGTATTATTCCTGTTCTACGACCTTCTTGCTTCTCCTTATCATACGgttacagtactgtactactgtactgtacatactgtacttgtaatgtCCGTGCAGTATTCGTACTATACTATACTtacatcatcatcaactGTCAGCTTGCAACTCTCCAAGATCTTACACCCTGATTGTAACCCCCGGCTCTGTTTCCCACGAATTTCTCACCCGCAATCAACTATATATAATGTCTCATCTCTTTCCCTACATCGCGTACTCCTGATAATAAGCTCTAACAACCTCCCACATGCATTGCCATGTGCACATTGCACACCAACTTAACAAGCCAAgtcaccatcatcaccatcatccATGTCGTCATTCCTCGGGCTCTTTAAGCGGTCCGACCCGTCGGCCAATTACGAAAAGGAGCTACAGGTTCTCCAGACCAAACTTGCGGAGACAGAAAAACGGCTTTTATCGCGACGTTTGCGACTCCGACGCACCAAGGGTCTGTTCACTCTTTACTCGCTGGTCGTCTACATTGTCTACGTGGGCATTGTGGTCGCCAAGAACCAGTTGAGCCGTGACCAGCTGCTCTCCGGTAACAGACTCACACTGGGTGTGCTTTTGGGTCCTCCCGCAATCTACATTGTGCGATATGTGATCCAGGCTGTCTTGGGTCGTTTTGTGTCTTTCGACGAAGACAGAATCAAGTATCTgcgacaacaacaagagggcaagctggaggagctcaaacAGAAGACAGGATTCTACTccaccaaggccattgtcgaTCGATAcgagcccaagaagaaggaggtcaagaaaCCCGCCCAGCAGCAAGCAAACAAACAGAATGCACCTACTAACAGACGACAAGGcgttcctcctcccacaGCAAACGTGCCTCGAAACCTTCCCCCCACAGCTAACGTTCCTGCCGTGCCTGTCGTGCCTGCCCCTGGGCCAGGACCCAATGtacctgctgctgttccaGCCATCCCCAAACCCGTGCCTGTTtcggagaaggaggttcTGGCAGCGAAGCAGTCGCTGGACAAGGCCGGCGTTTCTGTAGCGCCAGTTTCTACCGGCCCCTACCAGCGCCAATGGTTTGATCGAGTGCTGGACCTGCttgttggagaagacgagagCGCCGCTCAGAACAGACAGGCACTGATTTGTAGCAAGTGCCACAATCACAATGGTCTCGCTCCATTTGGCaagactgctgctgagatCAGATACAAGTGTCCTAATTGTGGAGAGTGGAACGGAAACCTGGTTCCTACCGAGGCTGTCGAGcttgttgaggaggtgaaggaggagaatgAAAACGAGAAAGaagaggctgaggaggaggagggcgaTGCAGTGGTTCCTTCAGAGGTGAAAGAGTTGGTCTCGGAGATGGTCTCTGAGGTTCCTGAGGTGTCCATGGCAAACTAGCATAGCATGTATGAGTAGATGATTGAATGTGTTTATGATTGTGGTATACTAGTACAGCCAGTTAACATTTACATTGTAACATGAACGTGGATGCAAATAGATCTAGATCACCTGGGATCAGGGGGTCTTTTGGAGAGCAAGACCCAGGGACACACTTTATTGAGCTACAATACACATTGATCTATACCAAACACAATGTCCGTCTTGTACAAAAGGCGTTGTGAATCTTTAGTGGCCCATTCTACCTTCTTGACCCATTGATCCACTTGTTGCTACTCGTCTGCGCAGTTCAGTCCCTAACATTATGTACTACATCGTACCTTCTTGTAATACAGTAACCAAATGCATCCTCCATCGTCTATTTACTCTCTTGTCTCCCTACTggtccttcttcagcttcttgaccaTGAGATAGGCATCCTTGGCCGGGGTCAGGCGCTTGTAGTAACCCTTGACctcgtcgacaatctcAAAGCCTCGCTTCTTGTACCACTCAATCACCTCCGTGTCGTCGGTCAGAGCATGGACGCTCAATTCCGGAACAAAGGTCTCGGCCGCGTACCGCTCAATGtgatccagcagcatgcCTCCAATGCCGTTTTCCCGGTAAGGTGACAGCACGGCGATGGTCATGATGTAGATTCGCGACGGCTTGGTGTGTTCGGGGGCCACCTCGAGGCAGCATCGGATCGCTCCAACGGGGATCTCGTTGTAGTAGGCAAGTTTGGCCAGCTGGCCCACCGTCAGGGCCTCGGTGTAGAAGGAGTCGGTGTACGACGTGGGCAGGACGACCGAGTTGATGCGTTTGAGCATGCCCAAGTTGTTGGGAGTGAGGTCGTCTAGCTGGACTTTGCTCATTGTGGGTGGATCGGTGATTACGGCGGTTCAGTGGATTTCTCGTCTGCAATATCTCCTGTGACAAAAATAAGCTTTCGGGATGCACCACTGGTGTGCTCCAGACCTGAAATATATCCGGCAGGTTAGAGCTCTGCAGTTCGATTCCAGCTGGCGAAAGGGGCGAGGGGAAAGGGaaaggaaaaaaggaaaacagggaaaaaaggaaaacagggaaaaaaggaaaacagggaaaaaaggaCAAGAAAAGGAGAAAAGATGAAAGTGTTGATGAAAA
The Yarrowia lipolytica chromosome 1A, complete sequence genome window above contains:
- a CDS encoding uncharacterized protein (Compare to YALI0A10571g, similar to DEHA0F16192g Debaryomyces hansenii, similar to Saccharomyces cerevisiae NAT5 (YOR253W); ancestral locus Anc_8.697), whose protein sequence is MSKVQLDDLTPNNLGMLKRINSVVLPTSYTDSFYTEALTVGQLAKLAYYNEIPVGAIRCCLEVAPEHTKPSRIYIMTIAVLSPYRENGIGGMLLDHIERYAAETFVPELSVHALTDDTEVIEWYKKRGFEIVDEVKGYYKRLTPAKDAYLMVKKLKKDQ
- a CDS encoding uncharacterized protein (Compare to YALI0A10483g, no similarity), which encodes MQKESASRGVPMQLWFQKMMETLGYRFLISKGNRDGVDILAAPKEFSNVTWNIIDKYDLKDMYNCDQTSSEMNISLKPNDFTKKVSLHKGKAVRQPLSVMFCVSADGKHKIPLHVFMPFLEPNWFKFARDYLNHDEALQNIDMEKLIEGGKPPLDEQLENEENSTQKELDAEGAKERFREWKERRQAAVDFFASVLDAFHELKEVPLNVRVSEIRQPNVSRVYLNGPLTDDETAAFEAEFPDQTKENEQEFYDRLLLANPSRGYRSPQIDGVEEPEEPEPTDANDRLTSARATPFMNSLVADEAHEQGSDSDDEEVPMDDDIMDVAEDVDPHESNSSVESAMDTCNKDSTEDPFIVDHPTDVPDPIEVDDPIVVNDSSDEDDEIFVVTPNFRGFQHSSLSAAVTTSTPIRTKISLDSHETWTPATYQEQFDPRFPTPALPLERRSPSPVQVPESPSPALVTRSSSPQGNLPVKLPSIQDLDRNLQRQWRSSVPRVPPHPVFCPNCQCQSCIVQKAMYYK
- a CDS encoding uncharacterized protein (Compare to YALI0A10549g, no similarity, similar to Saccharomyces cerevisiae YHR192W; ancestral locus Anc_4.357); translated protein: MSSFLGLFKRSDPSANYEKELQVLQTKLAETEKRLLSRRLRLRRTKGLFTLYSLVVYIVYVGIVVAKNQLSRDQLLSGNRLTLGVLLGPPAIYIVRYVIQAVLGRFVSFDEDRIKYLRQQQEGKLEELKQKTGFYSTKAIVDRYEPKKKEVKKPAQQQANKQNAPTNRRQGVPPPTANVPRNLPPTANVPAVPVVPAPGPGPNVPAAVPAIPKPVPVSEKEVLAAKQSLDKAGVSVAPVSTGPYQRQWFDRVLDLLVGEDESAAQNRQALICSKCHNHNGLAPFGKTAAEIRYKCPNCGEWNGNLVPTEAVELVEEVKEENENEKEEAEEEEGDAVVPSEVKELVSEMVSEVPEVSMAN